The Desulfuromonadales bacterium genomic interval ACCTAAATCCAAAAACCTGAAACTTAAAACGTTTTTTCGACGTCCTTGAACGTTCCGAGCTGGAAATAGGGGATCATCTCGCTCCCGACCCGTTCGTTGGCCTTGAGCGGATTCATCCCCCAATTGGTCGGGCAGGCCGAAAGAACCTCGACAAAGGCGAATCCCTGCGACTCCACCTGATACTGGAATGCCCGTCGGATTGCCTTGCCGGCCTGCAGGACGTTCTTCGGCGAGTTGACCGCCACCCGGGTCGAGTAGGCGGTTCCGTCAAGGACGGCCAGCAGTTCGGCCATGCGGATGGGATAACCGTCCGTCTGGACGTTGCGGCCGGAGGGTGAAGTCGAGGTCTTCTGCTGCGGCAGGGTGGTCGGAGCCATCTGGCCGCCGGTCATGCCGTACGTGGTGTTGTTGACGAAGATGACCGTCATCCCCTCGCCGCGGTTGGCGGCGTGGATGATTTCGCTGGTGCCGATGGCGGCCAGGTCGCCGTCCCCCTGGTAGGTGAAGACGATCTTGTCCGGATGCACCCGTTTGACGCCGGTCGCCACCGCCGGCGCCCGCCCATGCGGCGCCTCGACGACATCGACATCGAAGTAACCGTAGAGAAAGACGCTGCAGCCGACCGAGGCGACGCCGATGGTCCGCTCCTGCACCGCGAAATGATCCAGCGCCTCGGCCACCAGGCGGTGAATGGTGCCGTGCTGGCAACCCGGGCAGAAATGGGTCTGCACATCCTTGAGGGAAACGGGTCGATCGAAAACTTTCTGCAGGGCCGTCGTCATGGTTCAAGCCTCGTAATGCTTGCGGATCTGCGCGCAGAGCTCTTCGGGGGTCGGCAGCGAACCTGCCCCGGGCGGCCGACCATAGAAACGGACTTCGGCATCGCGGGCCACCGAGAGCCGGACATCCTCCACCATCTGGCCGGCATTGAGCTCGATGCACAGCACTTTTTTGCAGCCTTCGGTCATCTGGCGCAGGGCCGCTTCGGGAAAAGGATAGAGGGTAATCGGGCGGAAAAGACCGACGCGCAGACCGGCCTCCCGGGCCATGCGCACGGCAGTCCTGGCAATGCGGGCGGTGGAGCCGAAGGCGGTGACGATCAGCGCGGCATCCTCGACGTCGACCGCCTCGGAACGTACTTCCTGCTCCCCGAGCAGGCGATATTTCTCATGCAGACGCCAGTTGTGGGCTTCGAGCTCGCCGTCGCCCAGGTAGAGAGACTTGACGATCCGCTGGTCGCTGCGGCCCAGCTTGCCGGTTACCGCCCAGGGCTTGGCCGGCAGATCCGCCGGGGGATGGTACGGATGCGGGATCAGGGCTTCCTTCATCTGGCCGATGACCGAATCGCCGAGAAGCATGGCGGGGATGCGGTAGCGATCGGAGAGGTCGAAGGCGAGGATGGTCAGGTCATACATCTCCTGCACCGAATACGGGGCCAGGACGATGAGGCGGTAACCGCCGTGGCCGCCACCCTTGACCGCCTGGAAATAGTCGGCCTGCGAAGCGTCGATACCGCCAAGGCCGGGTCCGGAACGGGAAATATTGACGATCAGGCCGGGCAGCTCGCTCCCGGCCATGTAGCTGATCCCTTCCTGCTTGAGGGAAATCCCCGGGCTCGAAGAGGAGGTCATGGCCCGGGCGCCGCTGGCGCTCGCGCCAAGCAGCATGTTGATCGAGGCGATTTCACTCTCCGCCTGGATGAAGGTGCCGCCGACCTTCGGCAGTTCGCGGGACATGTATTCGGGGATGTCGCTCTGGGGGGTAATCGGGTAGCCGAAGTAGTAGCGGCAGCCGGCCTCGACAGCGCCCATGGCCACCGCTTCGTTTCCCTTGACAAAGAGCCGTTTTTGCAAAGCTTCCTGCCCTCCTCAGACGTTACGTCGTTTTTTCCTGCCGATAAACGGTGATGGCCACATCGGGGCACATCTGCGCGCAGAGGGCGCAGGAGGTGCAGTCCTGCTCACACCCCTCCGGCATCTCCGCCGGCAGGAACCCCTGACGGGTCAGCTTCTCGCTCAGACGCAACAGGTTGCGGGGACAGGCGATGGTGCAGAGTGCGCAACCTTTACAGCGCGCCTCATCGATAACGATCTTCGGCACTGGCAATCCTTTCGGGATTCGTTCGCAGAGTGCTTAGGCTTCCATATCGTAACAAAACGGCGCCGCTGGCGTCAAATCACCCCTCCCCCCGGATCAGGCGCCGCATCAACTGAAAACCCGGATCGACGATGATGCCGGTGGCGGCGGCTTCCTTTTCGCT includes:
- a CDS encoding thiamine pyrophosphate-dependent enzyme is translated as MTTALQKVFDRPVSLKDVQTHFCPGCQHGTIHRLVAEALDHFAVQERTIGVASVGCSVFLYGYFDVDVVEAPHGRAPAVATGVKRVHPDKIVFTYQGDGDLAAIGTSEIIHAANRGEGMTVIFVNNTTYGMTGGQMAPTTLPQQKTSTSPSGRNVQTDGYPIRMAELLAVLDGTAYSTRVAVNSPKNVLQAGKAIRRAFQYQVESQGFAFVEVLSACPTNWGMNPLKANERVGSEMIPYFQLGTFKDVEKTF
- a CDS encoding ferredoxin family protein, coding for MPKIVIDEARCKGCALCTIACPRNLLRLSEKLTRQGFLPAEMPEGCEQDCTSCALCAQMCPDVAITVYRQEKTT
- a CDS encoding 3-methyl-2-oxobutanoate dehydrogenase subunit VorB, translated to MQKRLFVKGNEAVAMGAVEAGCRYYFGYPITPQSDIPEYMSRELPKVGGTFIQAESEIASINMLLGASASGARAMTSSSSPGISLKQEGISYMAGSELPGLIVNISRSGPGLGGIDASQADYFQAVKGGGHGGYRLIVLAPYSVQEMYDLTILAFDLSDRYRIPAMLLGDSVIGQMKEALIPHPYHPPADLPAKPWAVTGKLGRSDQRIVKSLYLGDGELEAHNWRLHEKYRLLGEQEVRSEAVDVEDAALIVTAFGSTARIARTAVRMAREAGLRVGLFRPITLYPFPEAALRQMTEGCKKVLCIELNAGQMVEDVRLSVARDAEVRFYGRPPGAGSLPTPEELCAQIRKHYEA